The following are encoded together in the Anaerostipes caccae L1-92 genome:
- a CDS encoding alpha/beta hydrolase, whose protein sequence is MKICVKEKLEEITPHAFEKKVLEREMAKGEPRVGMFYQKNQIPSEDLDLALLRTEMKREGEDITTSEIWEISKIIKVKDHMINIHIYGGKDTGKKKNAVLFIHGGAFFGGDVKTKGNQCRYLAEQAEAVVISPEYRLAPETPFPGAADDVLGTLDWMTEHAGELKIDEDKIAVMGESAGGTLAANCCLMDQKERIKLAVYIYGALDLTPAEKTPYHWDYSLYDMYEGQKDYIMNRLFRFKELAGYMEELYVQNGYSTMDGNVSPLYAEDLSKMPETLMIEAEFDYFKICNDEFVKRLTEAGINTEVILYEGLDHGFFDRIGSLPQAEDCIREIAERVKRM, encoded by the coding sequence ATGAAGATTTGTGTGAAAGAAAAATTAGAAGAGATAACGCCCCATGCATTTGAGAAGAAAGTTCTGGAGAGGGAGATGGCAAAAGGGGAGCCGAGGGTCGGTATGTTTTATCAGAAAAATCAGATCCCGTCGGAGGATCTTGACCTGGCCCTTCTGCGCACGGAGATGAAACGGGAAGGTGAGGATATCACGACAAGTGAAATCTGGGAGATCTCGAAGATTATTAAAGTAAAAGATCATATGATCAATATCCATATATACGGGGGAAAGGACACCGGAAAGAAAAAGAATGCGGTGCTGTTTATCCATGGAGGCGCATTTTTTGGCGGGGATGTGAAGACAAAGGGGAATCAATGCCGGTATCTGGCGGAACAGGCAGAGGCAGTGGTGATCTCGCCGGAATACCGTCTGGCCCCGGAGACACCGTTTCCGGGAGCGGCAGATGATGTGCTGGGAACTTTAGACTGGATGACGGAACATGCGGGGGAACTGAAAATCGATGAGGATAAGATTGCAGTTATGGGAGAGAGTGCAGGCGGCACCCTGGCTGCCAACTGCTGTCTTATGGATCAGAAAGAGAGAATTAAGCTGGCGGTTTATATTTATGGAGCCCTCGACCTGACTCCGGCAGAGAAGACGCCGTATCACTGGGACTATTCTTTATATGACATGTATGAGGGGCAGAAGGATTATATTATGAACCGGCTGTTCCGCTTTAAAGAACTGGCAGGTTATATGGAAGAGCTGTATGTGCAGAATGGATATTCTACAATGGACGGAAATGTATCGCCTCTTTATGCAGAAGACTTATCAAAAATGCCTGAGACTCTGATGATAGAGGCAGAATTTGACTATTTTAAAATATGCAATGACGAATTTGTAAAGCGGCTCACTGAGGCCGGGATAAATACGGAGGTGATCTTATATGAGGGCCTGGACCACGGGTTTTTTGACCGGATCGGTTCACTGCCCCAGGCGGAAGACTGTATCCGGGAGATCGCCGAAAGAGTAAAACGCATGTAA
- a CDS encoding aminotransferase class IV, which produces MRLQMDEGYYFGIGAFETMALEDGEPVFFDRHMDRLEEAVKYFGIFFERKTAEKMVWEYLDRNKEKLSGHDALKTAVSEKNFVISVRPNPYAGKEPDTKIRTAYSGIRRNETSPLTYYKTLNYAENLMEKRKAAQQGFGEAVFLNGRGEITEGTVSNVFFVKGGKLYTPPVSCGMLPGIMRAYICRSFQAEETVIRPEDIEMYDEMFLTNSLMGVMPVESLGEHRFHSLKTAKRLRSRCSPGHFQPAL; this is translated from the coding sequence ATGAGACTGCAGATGGATGAAGGGTATTATTTTGGAATCGGGGCGTTTGAGACAATGGCTCTGGAAGACGGAGAACCGGTATTTTTTGACCGGCATATGGACAGGCTTGAGGAGGCTGTTAAGTATTTCGGAATATTTTTTGAAAGGAAAACGGCAGAAAAAATGGTGTGGGAATATCTGGACCGGAACAAAGAAAAGCTTTCCGGGCATGATGCCCTGAAGACTGCGGTATCAGAGAAAAATTTTGTGATCTCTGTGCGCCCAAACCCATATGCGGGAAAAGAGCCAGATACAAAAATCCGTACAGCATACAGCGGGATTCGAAGAAACGAGACATCGCCGCTCACATACTATAAGACACTAAACTACGCAGAAAATCTGATGGAAAAGAGGAAGGCGGCACAGCAGGGATTCGGCGAAGCTGTTTTTCTGAACGGAAGAGGAGAGATCACAGAGGGAACCGTATCCAATGTGTTTTTTGTAAAGGGCGGGAAGCTTTATACTCCGCCCGTTTCCTGCGGGATGCTTCCCGGTATCATGAGAGCATATATATGCCGGTCTTTTCAGGCGGAAGAGACGGTCATCCGGCCGGAGGACATAGAAATGTACGATGAAATGTTTCTGACCAATTCCCTTATGGGCGTTATGCCTGTGGAGAGTCTGGGAGAGCATCGGTTTCATTCTTTAAAAACGGCAAAGAGACTGAGAAGCCGGTGCAGCCCGGGACATTTTCAGCCTGCCCTCTAG
- a CDS encoding transaldolase family protein, which produces MLMLIDDADLRNIEELYSKYPYDGVTTNPTILSKTGNPDPMDQLKQIRSLIPSDAMLHAQVLSVETEDMVREAKYMVSVLGKDTFIKVPVTENGLKAISILSSENIRVTATAIYGTMSAFLAAKAGAEFLAPYVNRLDNLGYNGVQTALDIHMMVKAAGYKAEVLGASFKNAQQVIDMGKGGIGAVTVSSDLLKSLAFNGIAENAVKDFIRDFESCCGEGKTMLDF; this is translated from the coding sequence ATGTTAATGTTAATTGATGATGCAGATTTAAGAAATATTGAGGAATTGTACAGCAAATACCCATATGATGGGGTGACAACAAATCCTACCATTCTGAGCAAAACAGGAAATCCTGATCCGATGGACCAGCTGAAACAAATCCGCAGCCTGATTCCTTCAGATGCCATGCTTCACGCACAGGTATTATCTGTGGAAACGGAAGATATGGTGAGAGAGGCGAAATATATGGTATCTGTGTTGGGAAAAGATACCTTTATCAAAGTCCCCGTCACGGAAAATGGATTAAAAGCAATTTCTATTTTAAGCAGTGAGAATATCCGTGTTACAGCCACGGCCATTTACGGCACGATGTCAGCGTTTCTGGCAGCCAAGGCGGGAGCAGAGTTTCTGGCGCCTTATGTAAACCGTCTGGACAATCTGGGATACAACGGTGTACAGACTGCTCTGGATATCCACATGATGGTAAAAGCTGCAGGCTATAAGGCCGAAGTCCTTGGAGCGTCATTTAAAAACGCACAGCAGGTCATTGATATGGGGAAAGGCGGCATCGGTGCGGTGACAGTCAGTTCCGATCTGTTAAAGTCACTTGCATTTAACGGGATTGCAGAAAACGCGGTGAAAGACTTTATCCGTGATTTTGAGAGCTGCTGCGGTGAGGGGAAGACCATGCTGGATTTTTAG
- a CDS encoding anthranilate synthase component II — protein sequence MYVMVDHYDSYVYNLVRDFQSLGAEVKPVRSDCIDFESLKRLDRQKELQGLILSPGPGSPEECVKSVELVRRFTGRVPILGVCLGHQIICHAFGGRIIKGSRPMHGKLTPVRHRQEELFAGLPQDFLVTRYHSLTADKAGLPETLRVDAVSPDREVMAVSHRSEPVWGVQFHPEAVLTEYGPELLANYMRLCERWRA from the coding sequence ATGTATGTGATGGTGGATCACTATGATTCCTATGTTTATAATCTGGTGAGGGACTTTCAAAGTTTGGGAGCAGAAGTAAAACCGGTAAGGAGCGACTGCATAGATTTTGAATCTCTGAAGCGGCTGGACAGGCAGAAGGAACTTCAGGGACTGATTCTGTCTCCGGGTCCTGGCAGTCCGGAGGAATGTGTAAAATCCGTGGAGTTGGTGAGGAGGTTTACAGGCAGGGTTCCAATTCTCGGAGTATGTTTAGGACATCAGATTATCTGTCATGCCTTCGGCGGCCGAATTATCAAAGGATCAAGACCTATGCATGGGAAACTGACCCCGGTAAGGCACAGACAGGAGGAATTGTTCGCAGGGCTTCCTCAGGATTTTCTTGTGACCAGATATCACTCTCTGACTGCGGACAAAGCGGGCCTTCCGGAGACACTCAGAGTGGACGCTGTCTCCCCGGACCGGGAGGTGATGGCGGTCAGCCACAGATCAGAGCCGGTCTGGGGCGTCCAGTTTCACCCGGAAGCGGTACTTACCGAGTACGGGCCGGAGCTGCTTGCAAATTATATGAGACTGTGTGAGAGGTGGAGAGCATGA
- a CDS encoding sugar-binding transcriptional regulator → MGKLREERFIIKVVEMHYKQGMSQLEIGKKLNVSRTTISRTLAQARKEGYVQIKINYPDGAMTSTETILEEKFHLKEAVIACVKDGEDLSEEIAFYASDYILRTLKNHMTLALTRGVTLQKTVECLAKDVRLRFLKVDDVKVVPLMATTNIPLTAEKSFRLAYSNYLIDEVAKIINGNGYQLLAPQYVTSSEIKEHFLNEASVKEVMDLARAADVAVMGIGTVDQNSAIINAKLIPVEEFERMQEKGGTGEILSHVVNKDGELIEDDFEGRLISLSLEDLKKIPIRVGVAYGMEKKDAILSVLKGQLINVLITDDNVAEYLAKV, encoded by the coding sequence GTGGGCAAATTGAGAGAAGAAAGATTCATCATCAAAGTGGTAGAAATGCATTATAAACAGGGGATGTCACAGCTGGAGATAGGGAAAAAACTGAACGTTTCGAGGACGACCATATCAAGGACCCTGGCTCAGGCCAGAAAAGAAGGGTATGTACAGATCAAGATCAATTATCCTGACGGGGCCATGACAAGTACAGAGACGATTCTGGAAGAAAAGTTTCATTTAAAGGAGGCAGTGATCGCCTGTGTAAAAGATGGTGAAGACCTCAGTGAAGAAATTGCCTTTTATGCGTCAGACTATATACTGAGAACGCTGAAGAACCATATGACTCTTGCCTTGACAAGAGGAGTGACCCTGCAGAAGACGGTGGAGTGCCTGGCGAAGGACGTGAGGCTGAGATTCCTCAAGGTGGACGATGTTAAGGTGGTGCCTCTGATGGCCACGACCAACATTCCTCTTACTGCAGAGAAATCATTTCGTCTGGCTTACTCTAATTACCTGATCGATGAGGTGGCAAAGATCATCAACGGCAACGGCTATCAGCTGCTGGCACCGCAGTATGTGACGTCCTCGGAAATAAAAGAACATTTCCTCAACGAGGCCAGTGTGAAGGAAGTCATGGACCTGGCGAGAGCGGCAGATGTGGCGGTAATGGGAATCGGAACCGTGGATCAAAACTCCGCTATCATCAATGCAAAACTCATTCCAGTGGAAGAGTTTGAGCGGATGCAGGAAAAAGGCGGAACAGGAGAAATCCTTTCCCATGTGGTCAACAAGGACGGAGAACTGATCGAAGATGACTTTGAAGGAAGACTGATCAGTTTAAGCCTGGAAGACCTGAAAAAAATACCGATCCGCGTCGGCGTGGCATATGGCATGGAGAAAAAAGATGCGATCTTAAGCGTATTAAAAGGCCAGCTGATCAATGTGCTGATCACAGATGACAATGTAGCAGAATATCTGGCTAAAGTATGA
- a CDS encoding PTS sugar transporter subunit IIB — MAKKLAVRVDDRLIHGQVVTQWVNVFKAQHIVVIDNNVAKDKMQKSVLKFAAPPDIKVSIFSVDKAVEAWEKNQFGTKNVFVLFRDVKQIAELQGKGVSFEEITIGQMAIINDRKQIYKQVGLSESEAQTLMDIEKTGVKLYFQMQPTDKKESLEIMKKTFPDLH; from the coding sequence ATGGCAAAGAAATTAGCAGTGAGAGTGGATGACAGGTTAATTCACGGACAGGTGGTAACACAGTGGGTCAATGTCTTTAAAGCGCAGCACATCGTGGTCATAGACAACAATGTGGCGAAAGATAAGATGCAGAAAAGCGTGTTAAAGTTTGCAGCGCCGCCGGATATCAAAGTAAGTATTTTCTCTGTGGACAAAGCAGTGGAAGCATGGGAGAAAAACCAGTTCGGGACGAAAAATGTGTTCGTACTTTTCAGAGATGTAAAACAGATCGCCGAACTCCAGGGAAAAGGGGTGTCCTTCGAGGAGATCACCATCGGACAAATGGCGATCATCAACGACAGAAAGCAGATTTATAAGCAGGTTGGTCTGTCAGAGAGTGAGGCACAGACTTTAATGGATATTGAAAAGACCGGAGTGAAGTTATACTTCCAGATGCAGCCCACAGACAAAAAAGAGTCGCTGGAAATCATGAAGAAAACATTTCCTGATCTGCACTAA
- a CDS encoding PTS system mannose/fructose/sorbose family transporter subunit IID, with product MTITILQAVLLGLFCGIAKCCVPYTAGAFMFNTVIFNAVVVGAVLGDMPQAMIIGASLQLIYLGVISAGGNQPSDPCLAAYIAIPVAMASGLNTTAAVALAVPVGLLGAQITNLIYLMAGFFAQKGDTFVEKGNAAGMTRWSVIYCAIARIICFGVPVAIALYFGSGALQGVLDNIPAAVTNGLSAMGACLPAVGFAIIANLISKPKYIPFFFAGFFLIQYTKIGTIPLLMVGGFLTFLYITFKSNEFQGETDEDEDDEDEEEEPAEKLLSKKDILKSWVIWWFSAETCHSFERMQAPSFCTSLVPALKKFYPGEENKPRYIEALKRNMTFFNTEAHWGGGPILGLTLALEEKKSRNYEAIPGEVIMNLKTGLMGPLAGIGDTISWSTLMYLLIGLFLPLAKKGNPLGGIGPIVLLTVICFGIGYFLTQKCYTFGYSFAENMLKSGLVNKIIAGASILGLFMMGGLASTYVTVSTPIKFATSAYTTTLQSIFDSIVPGLLPLIVVLCVWGYLSKVKRNYFAATLGVTIVSLVLGCLGVII from the coding sequence ATGACGATTACAATTTTACAGGCAGTGCTGCTTGGCTTATTCTGCGGGATAGCAAAATGCTGTGTTCCTTATACGGCCGGAGCTTTCATGTTCAATACCGTCATCTTTAACGCGGTGGTTGTCGGAGCCGTGCTCGGAGACATGCCGCAGGCAATGATTATTGGTGCGTCACTGCAGCTGATTTACCTGGGAGTCATCTCAGCGGGAGGAAATCAGCCGTCAGATCCTTGTCTGGCCGCTTATATAGCAATTCCGGTTGCTATGGCTTCCGGACTCAACACTACAGCAGCAGTTGCTTTGGCAGTGCCGGTTGGACTGCTGGGAGCACAGATTACAAATCTGATTTACTTAATGGCCGGATTTTTTGCCCAGAAAGGCGATACATTCGTAGAAAAGGGCAATGCGGCAGGAATGACCAGATGGTCGGTGATATATTGTGCCATCGCAAGAATTATCTGCTTTGGTGTCCCGGTTGCCATCGCATTATATTTTGGAAGCGGTGCCCTTCAGGGAGTGCTGGATAATATACCGGCAGCAGTGACAAACGGTTTATCTGCCATGGGAGCCTGTCTTCCGGCAGTAGGATTTGCCATTATTGCAAACCTGATCTCAAAACCAAAATATATTCCATTTTTCTTCGCAGGATTTTTCCTGATCCAGTATACGAAGATCGGAACCATTCCGCTGCTGATGGTGGGAGGATTCCTGACATTCCTTTACATCACATTTAAATCCAACGAGTTCCAGGGAGAGACAGACGAGGATGAGGACGACGAAGATGAGGAAGAAGAACCGGCAGAAAAACTGCTGAGTAAAAAAGATATCCTGAAATCCTGGGTGATCTGGTGGTTCAGCGCAGAGACCTGCCACAGCTTCGAGAGAATGCAGGCGCCAAGTTTTTGTACATCATTGGTACCGGCACTGAAGAAGTTTTATCCGGGAGAAGAAAATAAACCGCGTTATATTGAAGCATTGAAAAGAAATATGACATTCTTTAACACAGAGGCACACTGGGGCGGAGGACCGATTCTTGGACTTACCTTAGCACTGGAAGAAAAGAAGTCACGCAACTATGAAGCGATTCCGGGAGAGGTTATCATGAACCTCAAAACCGGTCTGATGGGACCGCTGGCAGGTATCGGTGACACGATCTCATGGTCAACCCTGATGTACCTTTTAATCGGTTTATTCCTTCCCCTTGCTAAGAAAGGAAATCCATTGGGCGGCATCGGGCCAATCGTACTGCTGACTGTGATCTGCTTTGGAATCGGATATTTCTTAACACAGAAATGCTACACATTTGGATACTCTTTTGCAGAAAATATGCTGAAGTCAGGCTTAGTCAACAAGATTATTGCAGGAGCAAGTATTTTAGGACTGTTTATGATGGGAGGGCTTGCCTCTACCTATGTGACAGTATCCACACCAATAAAATTTGCCACAAGCGCATACACGACGACACTCCAGTCCATTTTTGACTCTATTGTGCCGGGACTGCTTCCGCTGATCGTTGTACTCTGTGTATGGGGATATCTTTCAAAAGTAAAACGAAACTATTTTGCGGCCACTTTGGGAGTTACAATAGTCTCTTTAGTATTGGGATGCTTGGGAGTTATTATTTAA
- the rpoN gene encoding RNA polymerase factor sigma-54, which yields MDTSYRTSLELNQKQQLSQSQIQSLNILALDNGELSEFLQNEYIENPILDYSPSPSSYTVSEDRSFDIPAENTEEVKTFLLDQLNQNDFTPMEWQTMKFMIDCLDSGGFFKISVHELSVLLTIPEDEIRKCYDVLSDLEPAGIFSENLSQCLLKQLEVKGKKTDILETIILDHLDDIALGHISTISRKLKLSTAEVRKNIAVIRNLNSKPLQGFSTARTEYITPDIIVTYQEDQWDIRLNDDWVGNYSLNDYYVKMLRDAKDPELKDYFQKKYERCRFIIASIEQRRQTMLKITEAVLARQPDFFLNHGCLKPMTMNDVAGDIDMHVSTVSRGIKGKYLQFPCGIVSMRSLFSGAAPASGASVSTGDIKMILKELVASEDPRKPYSDQKLCNLLKDKGISISRRTVAKYREQMGIKGTYDRKET from the coding sequence GTGGATACGTCTTACCGCACAAGCCTGGAACTGAACCAAAAGCAGCAGCTGTCCCAGTCACAGATCCAGTCTTTGAATATACTGGCACTGGATAATGGGGAGCTGTCTGAGTTCCTGCAAAATGAATATATTGAAAATCCAATCCTGGATTATTCACCGTCCCCCTCTTCCTATACCGTTTCTGAAGACCGGAGTTTTGACATCCCGGCCGAAAACACGGAGGAAGTCAAAACCTTTTTGCTGGATCAGCTGAACCAGAATGATTTCACACCGATGGAATGGCAGACCATGAAGTTCATGATCGACTGCCTGGACTCCGGCGGTTTCTTTAAGATTTCTGTTCATGAACTTTCTGTTCTTTTAACCATTCCGGAAGATGAGATCAGGAAGTGCTATGATGTGCTCTCCGATCTGGAACCGGCCGGAATCTTTTCTGAAAACCTGTCCCAGTGTCTGCTCAAACAGCTGGAGGTGAAAGGTAAAAAAACCGATATTTTGGAGACGATCATCCTGGATCATCTGGATGACATTGCCCTGGGACATATCAGCACTATTTCCAGGAAACTAAAGCTCAGCACGGCAGAAGTCCGAAAAAACATTGCCGTCATCCGAAACCTGAATTCCAAGCCGCTCCAGGGCTTTTCAACGGCGAGGACCGAATATATCACGCCGGATATCATTGTCACATACCAGGAGGACCAGTGGGATATCCGGCTGAATGACGACTGGGTAGGAAATTATTCTCTGAATGACTATTATGTAAAAATGCTCAGAGACGCAAAAGACCCGGAACTGAAAGACTATTTTCAAAAAAAATATGAGCGGTGCCGTTTTATCATCGCAAGCATTGAACAGCGCAGACAGACCATGTTAAAGATCACAGAAGCCGTTCTTGCACGACAGCCTGATTTCTTTTTAAACCATGGCTGTCTGAAGCCCATGACCATGAATGACGTCGCCGGGGATATTGACATGCACGTCTCCACGGTGAGCCGCGGCATCAAGGGCAAATATCTTCAGTTTCCGTGCGGCATCGTTTCCATGAGATCCCTGTTTTCCGGCGCTGCACCTGCCTCCGGCGCGTCTGTCAGCACGGGAGATATCAAGATGATCTTAAAAGAGCTGGTAGCCTCAGAAGACCCGAGAAAGCCGTACAGTGATCAAAAACTCTGCAATCTTTTAAAGGACAAAGGAATCTCCATCTCCAGAAGAACTGTGGCAAAATACCGGGAACAGATGGGGATCAAAGGCACCTACGACAGAAAAGAGACCTAG
- a CDS encoding PTS sugar transporter subunit IIA encodes MKVYRQEKMNKDLPGIILLSHGPFAVSLVKTAQMIFGDSENIAAFSLEAGDDIDKYRGAFTEMIEAFPEGSLIMVDLFGGTPCNQVMRYIQETGKTLEVAAGMNLPMLINAVMSREELIGKEFSMDTVENGKKGIFRIDVEGFLNDDDE; translated from the coding sequence TTGAAGGTTTACAGACAGGAAAAAATGAACAAAGACCTGCCGGGGATCATTTTATTAAGTCACGGACCGTTTGCAGTCTCTCTGGTAAAAACTGCACAGATGATTTTCGGAGACAGTGAAAACATCGCAGCCTTTTCTCTGGAAGCAGGAGATGATATTGACAAGTACAGAGGAGCTTTTACAGAAATGATCGAAGCATTTCCGGAGGGAAGCCTGATCATGGTTGACCTGTTCGGCGGAACGCCGTGCAACCAGGTTATGAGATACATTCAGGAGACAGGAAAGACACTGGAAGTTGCGGCAGGAATGAATTTACCGATGCTGATCAATGCAGTGATGTCCAGGGAAGAACTCATAGGAAAGGAATTCAGCATGGACACAGTGGAAAATGGCAAAAAGGGAATTTTCAGAATCGATGTGGAAGGATTTCTTAACGATGATGATGAGTAA
- the pabB gene encoding aminodeoxychorismate synthase component I, with protein MKTKIKKLDFYKEPEEAFYPYRNEKYAVFLDSSMKNEQGRYSVIALKPYLILEEKNGVCKINENISRDPIEKVLDHYLNLYKEENITGLPVVSGAFGYLSYDFGRKFEMIPSRHADTLKIPDAVFAFYDRLIIADQEERQLYLASREELTGAGKAFLEMEETLQNNTVPDFLQKQEGRAEFFPDFRKEEYEKAVEQMIAHIEEGDIYIANMTQQLSIPGNGRCYEVFRYLRTYNPSPFGAYMNYGEFQVICASPEHFLSVKDGAAVTRPIKGTRRRGENAKEDALLKRELSESEKDRSELLMIVDLERNDLNRVCTPGSVRVPEHCVPEEYATVFHLVSTVTGKLEDQMSVDQLIKAMFPGGSVTGAPKIRAMEIIDRLERSRRGLYTGSIGYFSLNGDCDFNIVIRTAVYKDGTYHLGVGGGITWESDPEFEHEETMQKAKAVLEAIAAGERRQEQ; from the coding sequence ATGAAGACAAAAATAAAAAAGCTGGATTTTTATAAGGAGCCGGAAGAGGCCTTTTATCCGTACAGGAACGAAAAATATGCCGTATTTCTTGACTCTTCTATGAAGAATGAACAGGGCAGATATTCTGTCATTGCCCTGAAACCTTATCTTATTCTGGAGGAGAAAAATGGAGTGTGCAAAATAAACGAAAACATTTCCCGTGATCCTATTGAGAAAGTTCTGGATCATTATCTGAACTTATATAAAGAAGAAAATATCACCGGACTGCCTGTGGTTTCCGGGGCATTTGGGTATTTGTCTTACGATTTCGGAAGAAAATTTGAGATGATCCCATCCAGACATGCAGACACGTTAAAGATTCCGGATGCCGTATTCGCTTTTTATGACCGTCTCATCATAGCGGACCAGGAAGAGAGACAGCTTTATCTGGCGTCAAGAGAGGAACTTACCGGCGCCGGTAAAGCATTTCTGGAGATGGAGGAGACACTGCAAAACAATACGGTTCCTGATTTTTTACAGAAACAGGAGGGGAGAGCAGAGTTTTTTCCGGATTTCAGGAAGGAAGAGTATGAGAAAGCGGTGGAACAGATGATTGCTCATATTGAAGAAGGAGATATTTATATTGCCAACATGACACAGCAGCTTTCGATTCCGGGAAACGGAAGGTGTTATGAGGTGTTCCGGTATCTGCGCACTTATAATCCGTCTCCGTTTGGAGCCTATATGAACTATGGGGAATTTCAGGTGATCTGTGCCTCTCCGGAACATTTTCTCAGCGTAAAAGACGGCGCCGCCGTGACAAGACCGATTAAGGGAACCAGAAGAAGGGGTGAAAACGCAAAGGAAGATGCACTGCTGAAAAGAGAGCTTTCAGAGTCGGAAAAAGACCGAAGCGAACTGCTGATGATCGTGGATCTGGAACGGAATGACTTAAACCGCGTGTGCACGCCCGGAAGTGTCCGGGTGCCGGAACATTGTGTGCCGGAGGAGTATGCGACCGTATTTCATTTGGTCAGCACCGTGACAGGGAAACTGGAAGATCAGATGTCTGTTGACCAGCTGATAAAAGCCATGTTTCCGGGGGGATCGGTAACCGGGGCTCCGAAGATCCGGGCAATGGAGATCATTGACCGGCTGGAGAGGAGCAGAAGGGGACTCTATACCGGCTCTATCGGGTATTTTTCACTGAACGGGGACTGCGACTTCAACATTGTAATCCGCACAGCAGTTTATAAGGATGGAACATACCATCTGGGCGTGGGCGGCGGTATTACATGGGAATCGGACCCGGAGTTTGAACATGAGGAAACGATGCAGAAAGCAAAAGCGGTGCTGGAAGCTATCGCGGCAGGAGAGAGGAGACAGGAGCAATGA